The Megasphaera stantonii genome includes a window with the following:
- a CDS encoding IclR family transcriptional regulator, whose product MAYSQHKPTLRVLDIMQSLASANDEGLTLTEIATKIQVPKSTIVPIIHTLRDRDFIEQKSNGRYVIGISMFLIGSASLQNIGLLDVFKKEMKEIVYKTSETCQLGILVNGDVLYLAKEDSAEPIRLVSFVGKRLPAYSTSLGKALLSCYSLQELESIYKGPLKPVTEKTCQTIEQLYDECLRSKSEGYFQESGEISPDLSCFAVPIHHNGKIIAAVSVSMPTFRLTKEKKETVVKALLTGQNVLERNLQRLGISDSNLFLDSFVSQIPSISNY is encoded by the coding sequence ATGGCATATTCTCAGCACAAGCCAACATTGCGAGTTTTAGATATCATGCAGTCGCTTGCATCTGCAAACGACGAAGGCCTGACATTAACAGAAATAGCTACCAAAATTCAAGTTCCCAAAAGTACTATTGTACCAATCATTCACACATTACGCGACAGAGACTTTATTGAGCAAAAAAGCAACGGCAGATATGTCATAGGTATCAGTATGTTCCTCATCGGCTCCGCATCTCTTCAAAACATCGGTTTATTAGACGTGTTTAAGAAAGAAATGAAAGAAATTGTTTATAAAACATCTGAAACTTGCCAATTAGGCATTTTAGTAAATGGCGATGTCTTATATCTTGCAAAAGAAGATTCGGCTGAACCAATTCGCCTCGTTTCATTCGTCGGAAAACGCCTGCCAGCATATAGCACCTCTTTAGGCAAAGCGTTGCTTAGTTGCTATTCCCTTCAAGAGTTGGAATCAATTTATAAAGGCCCGTTAAAACCAGTAACAGAAAAAACATGCCAAACGATAGAACAATTATATGATGAATGTCTCCGGTCTAAATCCGAAGGCTATTTTCAAGAATCAGGAGAAATTTCTCCTGATTTAAGTTGCTTTGCAGTACCAATCCATCATAATGGCAAAATCATTGCAGCTGTCAGTGTAAGTATGCCTACGTTCAGATTGACAAAAGAAAAAAAAGAAACTGTAGTCAAGGCATTATTAACTGGGCAAAATGTACTAGAACGCAATCTGCAGCGGCTTGGAATTTCTGACAGCAACTTATTTCTAGATTCCTTTGTTTCTCAAATACCAAGCATCTCAAATTATTAA
- a CDS encoding iron-containing alcohol dehydrogenase, which produces MIFQFGIPTKTLFGVGQLNHLHEQMMPGKKALLILSNGISAKKYGYLNRTEKELHLAGVETVLFDQIEPNPTKTTVMMGAAVARQEKCDFLVALGGGSCIDASKAIAVMATNKGDLWDYIQNGTGKRQPIAVNPLPIIAITTTAGTGSETDAGGVITNTETNEKTPIKSPLLFPKLAIIDPELMLTVPPKYTAYQGFDALFHNIEGYLSCKANLMSEMIALEAVDQISTWLPVAVQDGSNIEARERVAFGNYLGGLEMCTSSNMSEHSLEHALTAYHQELPHGAGLIMLSKAYFTYMIEHHVCDERFVALAKKMGRTDAEKPEEFIIALEELKEKCDVSDLKMSDYGIVPDEFPKMAANAKSAMAFLFEGDRMELKEEDCVNILNAAYQ; this is translated from the coding sequence ATGATTTTTCAATTTGGAATTCCTACAAAAACATTATTTGGTGTTGGCCAACTCAATCATTTGCATGAGCAAATGATGCCAGGTAAAAAGGCGTTGCTGATTCTTTCTAATGGAATTTCGGCAAAGAAATATGGGTATTTAAATCGTACGGAAAAAGAATTACACTTGGCTGGCGTTGAGACCGTTCTTTTTGATCAAATCGAACCTAATCCTACTAAAACAACAGTTATGATGGGGGCAGCTGTTGCTCGGCAGGAAAAATGTGATTTTCTTGTTGCTTTAGGTGGAGGCAGCTGTATTGATGCTTCCAAAGCAATTGCCGTTATGGCTACAAACAAAGGTGATTTATGGGATTATATTCAGAATGGTACTGGAAAACGGCAGCCTATTGCCGTCAACCCTTTGCCGATTATTGCGATTACGACGACTGCTGGAACGGGTTCGGAAACGGATGCTGGAGGTGTTATTACGAATACGGAAACGAATGAAAAAACTCCGATAAAAAGCCCGCTTCTATTTCCGAAATTGGCTATTATCGACCCGGAATTGATGTTGACAGTTCCTCCGAAATATACTGCTTACCAAGGATTTGATGCATTATTTCACAATATTGAAGGATATTTGTCATGTAAAGCAAATCTCATGAGCGAAATGATTGCTCTTGAAGCCGTTGACCAAATTAGTACCTGGCTTCCTGTGGCTGTTCAAGATGGCTCTAATATAGAGGCGCGAGAACGAGTTGCCTTTGGCAATTATTTGGGAGGCTTGGAAATGTGCACAAGTTCTAATATGAGTGAGCATTCTTTGGAACATGCCTTAACGGCGTATCATCAGGAATTGCCGCATGGTGCGGGCTTAATTATGCTGAGTAAGGCATACTTCACATATATGATTGAGCACCATGTGTGTGATGAACGTTTTGTTGCTTTGGCAAAAAAAATGGGGAGAACTGATGCGGAAAAGCCGGAGGAATTTATTATAGCGCTAGAAGAACTAAAGGAAAAATGTGATGTATCTGACCTTAAAATGTCTGATTATGGCATTGTTCCGGATGAATTTCCTAAAATGGCTGCTAATGCGAAATCGGCAATGGCTTTTCTCTTTGAAGGAGACCGCATGGAACTGAAGGAAGAGGACTGCGTCAATATTTTAAATGCTGCATACCAATAA
- a CDS encoding SDR family NAD(P)-dependent oxidoreductase, translating to MIMGEFSGKIVLVTGGSKGIGAATVRRFCEEGAHCIIASRHLEECQSFADELQQAGFSASALAVDVSKVAEIKQMVGDVIDQFGKIDVLVNSAGVNNRKYAVDYVEEDWDYIMNINLKGAYFCTVEVGKEMLKQQKGAIISLSSLQSHINMQRLSIYGASKAGIRNFTKGLANEWATKGVRVNCVSPAFIATPLVEKVLQDPSYTTIIDSRTPMKRVGTPDEVANVILFLASDKASYITGADIAIDGGWTAS from the coding sequence ATGATAATGGGTGAATTTTCCGGGAAAATCGTACTAGTTACAGGGGGCAGCAAAGGAATTGGCGCTGCTACGGTAAGGCGTTTTTGTGAAGAAGGCGCACATTGTATTATTGCCAGCCGCCATCTGGAAGAGTGTCAGTCTTTTGCTGATGAATTGCAGCAAGCGGGATTTTCTGCAAGCGCCTTGGCGGTGGATGTAAGTAAAGTAGCTGAGATCAAGCAAATGGTCGGCGATGTTATAGATCAATTTGGCAAAATTGATGTGTTAGTTAATTCTGCTGGAGTTAATAATAGAAAATATGCAGTAGATTACGTAGAAGAAGATTGGGATTATATTATGAATATCAATCTGAAAGGGGCGTATTTCTGCACGGTTGAAGTGGGTAAGGAAATGTTAAAACAACAGAAGGGGGCTATTATTAGCTTGTCATCCTTGCAAAGTCACATCAACATGCAAAGATTATCGATCTATGGAGCAAGTAAAGCTGGGATACGCAATTTTACTAAGGGTTTGGCAAATGAATGGGCTACAAAAGGTGTTCGTGTAAATTGTGTGTCGCCTGCATTTATAGCTACTCCGTTAGTAGAGAAGGTACTGCAAGATCCTTCTTATACTACGATTATAGATTCGCGTACGCCTATGAAGCGTGTCGGCACTCCTGATGAAGTTGCAAACGTTATTCTTTTTTTAGCATCGGATAAGGCAAGTTATATTACTGGAGCAGATATTGCAATTGACGGCGGATGGACGGCTAGTTAA
- a CDS encoding HpcH/HpaI aldolase family protein, with protein MSKFKERLKNGERLFGPFLNMNYPAVVEIAGLAGFDFVIIDNEHGEIPLESTVDLIRAAKLTDIPAIVRVYEGNPELIDKALDLGADGVQIPNIGSKEAAEIAVQAAKFAPEGSRGCNRFVRAGRYGSIDKADFFGKANEETAVILQVEGQDGVNALPEILKVKGVDVLFVGPYDLSASLGIPGQVDHPKVIEQMNEIMAQAKEVGVAVGFFVDDVKKAVEWKKRGVQYVSFSSDVGELFTRFKENADYFKEH; from the coding sequence ATGAGTAAGTTTAAAGAAAGATTGAAAAATGGCGAACGGTTATTTGGGCCGTTCCTCAACATGAATTACCCGGCCGTCGTAGAAATCGCTGGCTTGGCAGGCTTTGACTTTGTCATCATCGACAACGAGCACGGCGAAATTCCCTTGGAAAGCACCGTCGACTTGATCCGCGCTGCGAAATTGACGGATATTCCGGCTATCGTCCGCGTATACGAAGGCAATCCCGAATTGATCGACAAAGCCCTGGACTTGGGCGCCGACGGCGTTCAGATTCCGAATATCGGCTCTAAGGAAGCTGCTGAAATTGCCGTACAGGCCGCTAAATTCGCGCCGGAAGGCAGCCGCGGCTGCAACCGCTTCGTTCGCGCCGGCCGCTACGGCAGCATCGATAAAGCCGATTTCTTCGGCAAGGCCAATGAAGAAACGGCCGTTATCCTTCAGGTAGAAGGCCAGGACGGCGTCAACGCCCTGCCGGAAATCTTGAAGGTCAAAGGCGTAGACGTCTTGTTCGTCGGCCCCTACGATCTCTCGGCCTCCTTGGGCATCCCCGGCCAGGTAGATCATCCGAAGGTCATCGAACAGATGAATGAAATCATGGCTCAGGCGAAAGAAGTCGGCGTAGCCGTAGGCTTCTTCGTCGACGACGTGAAGAAAGCCGTAGAATGGAAAAAACGAGGCGTACAGTACGTTTCCTTCTCGAGCGACGTAGGTGAATTGTTTACTCGTTTTAAGGAAAACGCTGACTACTTTAAAGAACATTGA
- a CDS encoding FAD-binding oxidoreductase produces the protein MLMKYNPVTDEVVNELKKIVGDKYATTDPDKLEIYKTDEEGNSIYFSYPEVVVFPASTEEVAEVVKLANKYLVPITPRSAGTGLSCGAIPVHHGIVIELERMNQILEMDAENLYCVVQPGVRTVDLQQAAKAKGLLYAGDPCSAESCQIGGNLATNAGGNKAVRYGTTRHQIYDLTVVTPLGDIVKVGARLEKCSTGYCLEQLICGSEGTLGIITEATLKLRMLPPYSFDIVAIFDDPAKALALPRKILKAGIEPTSIEYMDNRAIVISGDFIKCDLPYAKKNGVYDIITVESYDQDELDKKMEKLGDLCDEAGAVEVLMADDRIWEARKQFADACREICLTWASSDYVVPLDKIINVTTELPNIMKKHDIDGGIVAHIGDGNIHVNILNTHNQGPEEWANTLHAYDDDIFALVYSLGGKMSGEHGIGYKKKEEFEKFTPEGELKLMRLLKKAWDPNNIMNPSKVIEVE, from the coding sequence ATACTTATGAAATACAATCCTGTGACAGATGAAGTTGTCAATGAATTAAAGAAAATTGTCGGAGATAAATATGCTACGACGGATCCGGATAAATTAGAGATTTATAAGACTGACGAAGAAGGGAATTCTATTTATTTCAGTTATCCTGAAGTTGTTGTATTTCCGGCTTCTACTGAAGAAGTTGCCGAAGTTGTTAAGTTAGCTAATAAATACTTAGTTCCAATTACGCCGCGTTCGGCTGGAACAGGGCTATCTTGCGGGGCGATTCCTGTGCATCATGGAATTGTTATAGAATTAGAACGAATGAATCAGATTCTTGAAATGGATGCCGAAAACTTGTACTGCGTGGTTCAGCCAGGCGTTCGTACTGTTGATTTGCAGCAAGCTGCGAAAGCAAAAGGATTATTGTATGCCGGCGATCCGTGCAGTGCTGAAAGTTGTCAGATAGGCGGAAATTTAGCAACCAACGCTGGGGGAAACAAAGCTGTTCGTTATGGTACGACTCGTCATCAAATCTATGACCTTACTGTTGTAACACCGCTTGGCGACATTGTAAAAGTTGGTGCCCGGTTAGAAAAATGCAGCACGGGATACTGTTTAGAGCAATTGATCTGTGGATCTGAAGGTACACTGGGAATTATTACAGAAGCGACGTTAAAATTGAGGATGCTGCCGCCGTATTCCTTCGATATCGTTGCTATTTTTGATGATCCTGCAAAAGCGTTAGCTTTGCCGAGAAAGATTTTGAAGGCAGGTATTGAGCCGACAAGCATTGAATATATGGATAACCGGGCTATTGTTATTAGCGGCGATTTTATTAAATGCGATTTGCCGTACGCTAAGAAAAATGGCGTGTATGATATTATTACTGTTGAATCATACGATCAAGATGAGCTCGATAAAAAAATGGAAAAATTAGGCGATTTATGCGATGAGGCTGGTGCCGTCGAGGTACTGATGGCTGATGACCGAATTTGGGAAGCCAGAAAACAATTTGCCGATGCTTGCCGCGAAATTTGCTTGACTTGGGCTAGTTCGGACTATGTCGTTCCTCTTGATAAAATTATCAATGTCACAACAGAACTTCCGAATATCATGAAGAAACACGATATTGATGGCGGTATTGTAGCTCATATTGGTGATGGCAATATTCATGTGAATATTTTGAATACACATAATCAAGGTCCAGAAGAATGGGCGAATACCTTGCATGCATATGATGATGATATTTTTGCATTGGTATATAGCCTGGGCGGAAAGATGTCTGGCGAACACGGCATTGGCTATAAGAAAAAAGAGGAATTTGAAAAATTTACTCCTGAAGGTGAATTAAAACTTATGCGTTTATTGAAGAAAGCTTGGGATCCTAATAATATTATGAACCCATCTAAAGTTATTGAGGTTGAATAA
- a CDS encoding MFS transporter translates to MTQLTQKPTNVRWRVFLALLILVTINYVDRAVISVLMPMIQEDLQFSPELVGVILSAFFWGYVVMQIPSGWLCDKFAPGKVIVGTGILWGIFQIFTGFIHNSTMFIAIRALLGISEAPIYPSGGKLQSVWLTKNERGKGAALMDSGSALGNALGAPLCALFVAFLDGWRGALIAAGVLTIIVVLACKPIIGSTPETNKSINEAEREYLRKAFEEEDASSLSGQNMDDAKSGSTATTYLGSRSFWGVCLGFGAYDAFWYGLMTWGALYLAAVHHLNIKDLGWSIFLIYAVGTVGQLLGGVVTDKIRQSAKDTNAVFRRLFPLLGVCIAVPMYLLSVATDIYFAIAMLSISMFFEKWCGTMYWSLPSIVADRQYSGTLSGIMNMFGNVGGAVVPIVVGLIVGATGSYYWALMLFIALALGTGLFPVLINFDKKIGME, encoded by the coding sequence ATGACTCAATTAACTCAAAAACCTACAAACGTTCGATGGCGAGTGTTTTTAGCATTGCTGATTCTCGTTACTATCAACTACGTAGACCGTGCTGTTATTTCTGTATTAATGCCTATGATTCAGGAAGATTTGCAATTTAGCCCTGAACTTGTAGGTGTCATTCTGAGTGCATTTTTTTGGGGCTATGTAGTAATGCAGATACCTTCTGGATGGTTATGCGATAAATTTGCACCCGGTAAAGTTATTGTCGGTACAGGGATCTTGTGGGGGATATTTCAGATTTTTACTGGATTTATCCATAATAGCACAATGTTTATTGCTATTCGTGCATTATTGGGTATTTCAGAAGCTCCGATTTATCCCTCTGGAGGGAAATTACAGTCTGTCTGGCTGACTAAAAATGAACGTGGTAAAGGTGCTGCATTAATGGATTCCGGTTCGGCTTTGGGGAATGCGTTAGGAGCACCGTTATGTGCGCTATTTGTAGCTTTTCTTGACGGTTGGCGTGGCGCTTTAATTGCAGCAGGCGTATTAACAATTATTGTAGTGCTAGCTTGTAAACCCATTATTGGATCTACACCGGAAACGAATAAGAGCATTAATGAAGCGGAACGTGAATATTTACGCAAAGCTTTTGAAGAAGAGGATGCTAGTTCTTTAAGCGGCCAAAACATGGATGATGCAAAATCTGGTTCAACGGCTACGACATATTTAGGTTCACGGAGTTTCTGGGGAGTATGTCTGGGATTTGGCGCTTATGATGCATTTTGGTATGGTTTAATGACCTGGGGCGCCTTATATTTGGCGGCAGTACATCATCTGAATATTAAAGATTTAGGTTGGTCTATTTTCTTAATTTATGCAGTAGGAACTGTTGGACAATTATTAGGCGGTGTCGTTACTGATAAAATTCGTCAAAGTGCAAAAGATACTAATGCCGTATTCAGACGGTTATTTCCTCTGTTAGGTGTATGCATTGCTGTTCCGATGTATTTGCTTTCAGTAGCAACAGATATCTACTTTGCTATTGCGATGCTTAGTATCTCGATGTTTTTTGAAAAATGGTGTGGAACAATGTACTGGTCTTTACCGTCGATTGTTGCGGATCGGCAATATAGTGGCACTCTCAGTGGCATTATGAATATGTTTGGCAATGTCGGTGGTGCAGTTGTTCCTATCGTTGTCGGGTTGATTGTTGGAGCTACTGGTTCGTATTATTGGGCTTTGATGTTATTTATTGCTTTAGCCCTTGGAACGGGTTTATTCCCTGTTTTAATCAATTTTGATAAGAAAATTGGGATGGAGTAA
- a CDS encoding fumarylacetoacetate hydrolase family protein produces the protein MNLRRNIFCIGENYVEHVGEFEKNFNMEIQKKLPSCPVIFTKAASAIIGPEELIDSHPMITKALDYEGELAVVIGKTGMNISAENAMEYVYGYTILNDVSARDLQSKYGQWFHGKSLNTFAPMGPCILLKDEAPSFFEIMTKVNGEIRQHATTKEFIFSISKIIQTLSEGTTLYAGDVIATGTPSGVGVGFTPPKYLRSGDLVEITISDIGTLSNSVK, from the coding sequence ATGAATTTGAGAAGAAATATATTTTGTATTGGCGAAAATTATGTAGAACATGTAGGTGAATTTGAAAAAAATTTTAATATGGAAATACAAAAAAAATTACCGTCATGTCCAGTTATTTTTACAAAAGCTGCTTCGGCAATTATTGGACCTGAAGAATTGATTGATTCCCATCCAATGATAACGAAGGCATTAGATTATGAGGGGGAGCTAGCTGTTGTTATTGGTAAAACAGGTATGAATATATCGGCAGAAAATGCAATGGAGTATGTGTATGGATATACTATTCTAAACGATGTTTCTGCGAGAGATTTACAAAGTAAATATGGGCAATGGTTTCATGGGAAGAGCCTTAATACATTTGCTCCTATGGGACCGTGTATTTTACTAAAAGATGAAGCCCCAAGTTTTTTTGAAATTATGACTAAGGTTAATGGAGAAATACGGCAACATGCTACCACTAAGGAATTTATTTTTTCCATTTCTAAAATAATTCAAACTTTATCGGAAGGGACTACTCTTTATGCAGGTGATGTTATTGCAACTGGTACTCCTTCTGGCGTAGGGGTAGGTTTTACGCCGCCTAAATATCTTCGTTCTGGAGATTTAGTAGAAATAACTATATCTGACATTGGGACTTTATCGAATTCAGTTAAATAA
- a CDS encoding MFS transporter, translating to MNNEKPTKVRWMVFASLFALCTVNYIDRAVISVCMPAIEEELQFGPELVGVILSAFFWGYTVMQIPAGWFADRFGPGKTILGSGILWGVFQMITGCLHSSTAFMIVRALLGASEAPIYPASSKLQSVWLTKNERTRGAAIVDAGSPLGTAIGGPLIVAFLAWFGGWRGALMGAGILTILVVLLCYPFCKATPDTSPRINAAEREYIDNALKDEYKISGDANQKLSVGLTRYLKSFTFWGMTLGFICYDCFWYGLMTWGPMYLSQVFNVNIMTIGTSIFIVFGVGVIGELFGGFFIDHLKEKGIDPNKIVKWSFGILGVLMAIAMYFLSNATSITMAIIYLSFAMFCERWVGCTFWSLPATISQRDDVGIVAGFMNMLGNVGGAIVPVLVGIIVMATGNYYWAIILFLAFALGISFFPLIMNLNKKVGADILKA from the coding sequence ATGAACAACGAAAAACCTACGAAAGTGAGATGGATGGTATTTGCTTCTTTATTTGCATTATGTACAGTCAACTACATTGACCGTGCTGTTATTTCTGTATGTATGCCTGCAATTGAAGAAGAACTTCAGTTTGGTCCAGAATTGGTTGGCGTTATTTTAAGTGCATTTTTTTGGGGATATACTGTAATGCAAATTCCAGCAGGATGGTTTGCAGATAGGTTTGGTCCGGGAAAGACTATTTTAGGCTCAGGTATTTTGTGGGGCGTTTTTCAAATGATTACAGGTTGTCTTCACAGCAGTACTGCTTTTATGATTGTTCGAGCACTATTGGGAGCTTCTGAAGCCCCTATTTATCCCGCTAGTAGTAAATTACAATCTGTATGGCTAACAAAGAATGAACGGACTCGTGGAGCTGCTATTGTTGATGCTGGCTCGCCTTTGGGCACTGCTATTGGAGGTCCATTGATTGTAGCTTTCCTTGCTTGGTTTGGGGGATGGCGAGGTGCTTTAATGGGAGCGGGTATTTTGACCATCTTGGTAGTTTTATTATGTTATCCGTTTTGTAAAGCTACGCCAGATACAAGTCCAAGAATTAATGCTGCAGAACGTGAATATATAGATAATGCGTTAAAAGATGAATATAAAATATCTGGAGATGCAAATCAAAAATTATCTGTTGGATTAACAAGATATTTAAAAAGTTTTACATTTTGGGGAATGACTTTGGGATTTATTTGTTATGATTGCTTTTGGTACGGATTGATGACATGGGGACCCATGTACTTATCACAAGTTTTTAATGTCAACATTATGACAATAGGCACGTCCATATTTATCGTTTTTGGCGTTGGCGTTATTGGTGAATTATTTGGAGGATTTTTTATTGATCATCTAAAAGAAAAGGGAATTGACCCTAATAAGATTGTCAAATGGTCTTTTGGAATTTTAGGTGTTTTGATGGCTATAGCTATGTATTTCTTGAGCAATGCAACTAGCATTACCATGGCGATCATTTATTTATCCTTTGCGATGTTTTGTGAACGTTGGGTGGGTTGTACATTCTGGAGCTTACCCGCAACAATATCGCAACGAGACGATGTTGGTATCGTTGCAGGATTTATGAATATGTTAGGAAATGTTGGTGGCGCAATTGTTCCTGTTTTAGTCGGTATCATTGTTATGGCGACGGGGAACTATTATTGGGCAATCATTCTATTCTTAGCTTTTGCATTAGGAATTAGTTTCTTCCCATTAATTATGAATTTGAATAAAAAAGTAGGTGCTGATATTTTAAAAGCATAA
- the secF gene encoding protein translocase subunit SecF, which yields MSFDIVAHKKWWFTLSSVLVVLSVISIFINGFNFGIDYTGGTILDLQFKQPVTVAQVREVIDDSNMNLENSVIQLSGVTDQESSQEVMIRMRNLESDESKAISDQLNEKLGGAEVKRIESVGAVIGSEVTKNAVTSLAVAFIALAAYISFRFEYKIAISAIVSILHDLIMVLGFFSFFQLEIDASFLAAILTVVGYSMNEAVVIFDRVRENTRTHRRTDTYEKLAHDSISQSIHRSIYTLTTVLFACGALHFFGGESTKNFSLVMLIGFISGAYSSICVDTSLWVVWKNYTAKKHGSKRVVHEEKEEIEEN from the coding sequence ATGAGTTTTGATATTGTAGCCCATAAGAAATGGTGGTTTACCCTGTCGTCCGTCCTGGTCGTCCTGAGCGTCATCTCCATCTTTATCAACGGCTTTAACTTCGGCATCGACTATACGGGCGGCACGATTTTGGACTTGCAGTTCAAGCAGCCCGTTACGGTAGCCCAAGTGCGCGAAGTCATCGACGACTCCAATATGAATTTGGAAAACAGCGTTATCCAGCTGTCGGGCGTAACGGATCAGGAATCGTCTCAGGAAGTGATGATCCGCATGCGCAACCTGGAAAGCGACGAAAGCAAGGCCATTTCCGATCAGCTCAACGAAAAGTTGGGCGGCGCGGAAGTGAAGCGTATCGAATCGGTCGGCGCCGTCATCGGCTCGGAAGTCACGAAGAATGCCGTGACCAGCCTGGCCGTGGCCTTTATCGCCCTGGCGGCCTATATTTCCTTCCGCTTTGAGTATAAGATCGCCATTTCGGCTATCGTATCCATCCTCCATGACTTGATCATGGTATTGGGCTTTTTCTCCTTCTTCCAGCTGGAAATCGACGCCTCCTTCCTGGCGGCTATCCTGACGGTCGTCGGCTATTCCATGAACGAAGCCGTCGTCATTTTCGACCGCGTCCGCGAAAACACGAGGACCCACCGCCGCACGGATACGTATGAAAAACTGGCTCACGACAGCATTTCCCAGAGTATCCACCGCAGCATCTACACGCTGACGACGGTACTCTTTGCCTGCGGGGCCCTCCATTTCTTCGGCGGCGAATCGACGAAGAACTTCTCCCTGGTCATGCTCATCGGCTTCATCAGCGGCGCCTACTCGTCCATCTGCGTAGATACGTCCCTGTGGGTCGTATGGAAAAATTATACGGCAAAGAAGCACGGTTCGAAGCGTGTTGTTCATGAAGAAAAAGAGGAAATAGAAGAAAATTAA
- the secD gene encoding protein translocase subunit SecD, translated as MIKFFGAVAIILGVFLTFIYPLANSIKQGLDLQGGTHIVLEAEDTPDAPVTEDSLNRAVSIVERRINEMGLTEPLVQKEGARRIIVELPGEKNPEKAIETIGKTAVMEFKDESGATRLTGKDLKTAKEQIENGNQNVVAIEFTDEGADKFADLTAANVGHKIAILLDGEVLTAPVVNEPITGGKAVITGSRTLEEAKNLAILLRSGALPVKLKVMEVRTIGPSLGQDSKIKSEKAFAIGIVLIMIFLVVVYRMSGIVANVALLVYVLILLSILKYLDATLTLPGIAGIILSMGFAVDANILIFERFKEEVLVGKTLRTSMEAGFKRAFHTILDANVSVMIAAIVLIVMGAGTVKGFAVNLALGLIVSMFTAIIVSRSLLTWFINTNLLTNPWFYGLNRKVPEHMLKKGGRK; from the coding sequence ATGATAAAGTTTTTTGGGGCGGTCGCCATTATATTGGGCGTGTTCCTGACCTTCATTTATCCGCTGGCCAACTCGATTAAACAGGGCCTGGATTTGCAGGGCGGCACGCATATCGTCCTGGAAGCGGAAGATACGCCCGATGCGCCAGTCACGGAAGACTCGCTGAACCGCGCCGTCTCTATCGTCGAACGGCGTATCAATGAAATGGGCCTGACGGAACCGCTGGTGCAGAAGGAAGGCGCCCGCCGCATCATCGTTGAGCTGCCCGGCGAAAAGAATCCGGAAAAAGCCATCGAAACGATCGGCAAGACGGCCGTCATGGAGTTTAAAGACGAAAGCGGCGCGACGCGCCTGACCGGTAAGGATTTGAAGACGGCGAAAGAACAAATCGAAAACGGCAACCAGAACGTTGTCGCCATTGAATTTACCGATGAAGGTGCCGACAAGTTCGCCGATTTGACGGCGGCTAATGTAGGCCATAAAATCGCCATCCTGCTGGACGGCGAAGTATTGACGGCTCCTGTCGTCAACGAACCGATTACCGGCGGCAAGGCCGTCATCACCGGCAGCCGGACGCTGGAAGAAGCTAAAAATCTGGCCATCCTGCTCCGTTCCGGTGCATTGCCTGTCAAGCTGAAGGTCATGGAAGTGCGGACTATCGGGCCAAGCCTGGGCCAGGACTCGAAGATTAAGAGTGAAAAGGCCTTTGCCATCGGCATCGTCCTGATCATGATCTTCCTGGTCGTCGTATACCGCATGTCCGGCATCGTCGCCAACGTAGCCCTGCTGGTATACGTCCTGATCCTGCTGTCTATTTTGAAATACCTCGACGCGACGCTGACCCTGCCCGGCATTGCGGGGATTATCCTGTCCATGGGCTTTGCCGTCGACGCCAATATACTGATCTTCGAGCGATTTAAGGAAGAAGTGCTCGTGGGGAAGACCTTGCGGACATCGATGGAGGCCGGGTTTAAGCGGGCCTTCCATACGATTCTCGACGCCAACGTATCGGTTATGATCGCCGCCATCGTCCTCATCGTCATGGGGGCCGGTACGGTCAAAGGCTTTGCCGTCAACCTGGCCTTAGGCCTCATCGTCAGCATGTTTACGGCTATTATCGTCAGCCGTTCCCTGCTGACCTGGTTCATTAATACGAATCTCCTCACCAATCCGTGGTTCTATGGATTGAACCGCAAGGTGCCGGAACACATGCTCAAAAAGGGGGGACGGAAATGA